The Tripterygium wilfordii isolate XIE 37 chromosome 18, ASM1340144v1, whole genome shotgun sequence nucleotide sequence aaaaatttcaattaAGAGACTCTTACTTATTTTTCCTTGAATCAAGTGCATGCGACTCTCttgatgaaaaacaaaatagtTGAGTTCAGTTTGGGTTGTCattcattttgaaattttaaattaccctaactattaaaaaaaaaatacatttgggCTTAAGAACAAATAGCATTTGTAggtttttatacaatttaatatattttgggATGCAAGTATTTCAAGGTTTTCCTATAATAatacttttcaaaattttgaataccaaaataaaattattttaatttttttaccaaTATGATATAATGCGCATTATCATTATGCCAAATGCGCTAGTGGGAGTAGCGCATTTCAACCAAAATTATATAAACCATTAAAGTTTTTAACCATCAATTAGATAAGAtggaaattttttaaattaaatctcttatttcttttttaaataatcaatcttatgataaacatattttaaatttttttatgtaaaaagaaacagaaaaatagAAACATAAATAAAGAATTCAattgattaaaattaaattaaaatttttaaatctTATCTATTTTAGAGAACCATTATcagtaaatttttattttatgtagattaaaaatgtttcaattgGAATTATGATTTACGCTAAACATTACGCATTATGTTATTttgataataaaaattatatactaTATGTTATTTATGTATTTAACTTTTACAATTGTGTTAAGTTGCGAGAAAACATTCACATATTTCGAAGTAGATAACGTCATTATAACgtcataaatataaaaattagaTATTAGAGAGTGGAGCATATCAAGAAGTCTTAATTACCCCTCTCACTGTAGTCATATATATCTTCGAAATGAAAAGAGGGATAGAGATAGAGACAGATAGACGGAGCCTCTGAATCGTTGATGGTGGAAGCAATGTCGGCGTCGTTTGGGGTGGTGAACAGAGCGGGTGCAGGAGCAAAGACGGTTCTGATAACCGGCGTGAGTAAAGGTCTGGGGAGAGCCCTAGCAGTGGAGCTGGCCAAGAGAGGCCACACCGTTATTGGCTGCTCTCGTTCTCAGGATAAGCTCTCCTCTCTCCAATCAGAACTCTCCTCCCCAGACTCCCACCTTTTCGTCAATGCCGACATGGTACCTTTACATAAGCATCCCTTGCTTATGTCTATATGTGCATTTCATTTCCTTTGGTGGGTTTTGATACGAGTGATTGAATGACCCTAATTACTCTTTTTTAGGTGGTTTGGTTTTGACGTGAATAATTGAACTGGGTATTCTTGTTTTTGCTGTATATTTGTATAAATTGACACACGAAAATATATGCACTCTCtcatttcctcttctttttctttttcttcttttttgttctgCATATGTCTGGTGGATTTGGGGTTTTTCTATGATTAATTGAATTGAAATagattttttggttgttttatACTCTTTTTCTGGTCCTTACTATGTTGTCACAGTTTTCCTTGGCCGAGTATAAGGGGAAGGTTGAACTGGATTCACAttgattgtaaatttttttcGAAACCTATCAGGTTGAGTTGACAAAATTGAATTTAAGGTTGAGGTAGTTCCTATGGAAGGAATGGAAATTCTAAGATGGCATGGACATGTATAACTTAGAGATGTTAGCTCTCTGGTGTGAAAAGGTGAGAAAATCTTAGCGTTGAGGAGAGGTATACTGAAAAAGAAATGGGttgaaataataaagaaagataTGAATGTGAAAGAGTTGATAGAGAGTGCAGCTTTTGACTCTGACTGGCAAAACACGAATTCCACCGAGAAGTTTTTTTGAGAGGAATGCCCAAAAAGACATAGGTGCAAGTAACAGAGAAGGATATGAATGCAAAAGGATATCTTTCGAGCGTCGAAAGAAAATTTGTGAGACAGGCTTCCAATTATTTTGGTCGAAGTCTTCTAGTGGATAGTAATTCGTTCTTTGTGTGTGCGCATTTCCTCTGTTGTCTAGGTGGTGGATTTTGATGTATCGGAAATGAGCAGGTCTGAGTAGTTGCTttttattattagtttattacaaATGTTGTTGTTTATACATCTCTTTTTTGTTATAGAGATTGAACAACAGCGTCGAAGAGCTGGCAAGGGTGGTGGTGGAAAAGAAAGGGATTCCGGATATCATAGGTGGTGACAAATACCTTTAAATCATGTTTTGTTTCCATACAagttttgttggtttctttaATATATGTTCAGTAAAAGGTATCTTTCTGTTGCTTACTCTTTCTTCTAATTGGAGAATTAAGCCTTCTATTGATGAGGATTTATGGGTCTAAACAAAAGATCCAGCTATTGTCCTTGATAATTGTTGTAATTGTGATCAAGGCATATTTGATTGCCTTGGTTTTGTGTCTTGTATTGTCCTTGTCCTTGTCCTGTTAATGTGATTAGTTAGCAAATTTAAAATTCTATGCTTGCCAGCAATGGAGCGAACCTATACTCAATCATGTACTGCCCATAGAACTACTGCAGTTTAGGACCACCCATCGGATGCATTTGATCGCTAAGCAACACTCTGAGATAGGTGACTTTTTCCTGAGATATTTGGGTAAACAATGTCGAAGTCTAAAACCTCAGATGCAGATTTATAAGTTGGACCTTGGTTAAAAGATGAAAACTTCAGACTCTTGATTACTCTGGTCTTTAGCCAATCAGATATAATGCTGTTTCTAATCCCATCTTCTAATCCTATTCCATGCAAATGGTCTGATTTATTGGCAAAGAGGTGAAGATATAGATGATTTGTTCTCTCTCAAAAGTTTATGCATTTTGCTTTGAGGATAACATCACCTCGCaaagcacttttttttttcctttctaaaaCTACTGTCTATAATTATTTCTTCAAGAACCCCGAAGGCAAAGCAAGCAGTATATTTGGTTTAACAGTTTAGGAAACACTTCATGGTTGGTCTCATTGATTACATATGTTTCTTTTTCTCATAGGAAACAGTTAATGTATGCAATATCTTCCCTATACGTGCACAAGGTGCAAGGTTTGATTCTCCTCTCCCTCAAAAAGTTAAGAATATGACcccaacatatccaaaaaaaggCATGAGATGTCTTATGAATAACAGagactgggtttttttttttcacctctAACCTTCAGagattgataattttttttgaatatgataCCTGAATGTGTGAATGCCATGTAGTCAGGAATCTGTTTTCTTGAACCACATTCATTTGTACTTTTGGAGGATTAGAACTTATGTACTTGCAAATTGCAATAGCTAAAGTAAGTATATATGATCCAGATGGGAATTTGTTGAGTAGTATGGACTTTTGATTTCTCCTCCCTGTTTCTACTTTGCATCTTCCTTTTATATTAAATGCTGCTTCTGTAACTAACCTATGGTAGTATGGTGTTTGCAGTAAACAATGCAGGCACAATCAATAGAAACAACAAAATTTGGGAGGTTCCACCTGAAGAGTTCGACAATGTTATTGATACAAATGTAAAAGGAATAGCAAATGTATTGCGCCACTTCATCCCACTGATGCTGCCAAGCAAGCAAGGAATCATCGTCAATATGTCCTCTGGGTGGGGGAGATCTGGTGCTGCATTGGTAAATTAACAAGTTGTTAACCCTGCATGTATCCAGACTATCGTTCCTTCCTGAATTTTGATTCATATGACTTATTGCACCctgatgtgtatatattatcTATCCATTTAGGATGTGATGTGAATCTTCACTAAATGGACTTCTTTATGCATTCTACTTTCAAAGCTGAGGGTATAATAATTTCTGGAGACAGTATGCTGTAATATATAAGGAAAAGCTAGTGACATGAGAAATGCATACTTTTCTgtgtttttataatttaaacagTTCAGAGCCATATTCGTGAATTATTGGTTAGCATTAGGATTCTCACTTAGGCAAAATTTCGGAATATTTTTGTATCTATattgtaaaaaagaaaaggggtgCAGGATTGCGCACCCCATGCGTATTTTGACGCGTCGCAGTCGCACCTGCTTCGCAGCCGCATTCAGGGCGGGTGCGAAGCCCTGTTTGTCGTGTCGGTGCTGCCTAGCTTATAATGAATGCGACAAGGCTTGAATTCCTTAACAGCCAATATATTTCTCTTATCCTTTTTCTTGGCTTGATTTTCAGAGACACTTCTAGGCATTGAAGTGTGCATTTATTGAACCCCTAGTAATCCAAGAAATACCTATTGGGAGTAAGATCTTGTCCTAAAGCTCTTCCCATAACTACCTATTAACTTTGCAACCTTTAGGCTAAGGTTGAGCCACCCTGACACTGATAAGACATTATTCAAGTCAATTATGACAATGATTATAATTCTGATTTCTGGGACACTTGTTAACAACTGTTGTAGAACTGCTATGGCAAAGGTGTTTGGTgcttattattttctttctcttattCGTACTGTGCTGATATGAAACTGCTTGGTTCAGTTGTTGACCTAccgttttctttaaaaaaaaaaaaaaaaacaggtggGACCTTACTGTGCATCTAAATGGGCCGTTGAGGGTTTGACCAGATCAGTCGCAAAAGAGTTACCTGATGGAATGGCTATTGTTGCACTTAATCCGGGTGTTATAAATACCGAGATGCTTGCGTCATGCTTCGGAAATTCAGCTGCCCTATATCAGGCACCTGATGCTTGGTACCACTCCACTCCTCTTTAAAAGATTTTATTCATTGTCCTTGTTATGATTTACTGTAGTAATGTTTCTGAAAGGTGCCTCGCAATTAATTAAAGCAAAATTGTTTTCGTAGTGTTCTGATTGATCTTGTGCTTACTGTTTAAAGCATAATCATACAAAAAGTGCAAATAGGTTTGTGATTTTCATTGAATTTTGCTTTCATTCCAAGGGCTAATAACCCATTGTCTGATCAAAAAAAATGCGAATACCTTTACAAAATTTTATCTTTTACATCATGGTCGCAGGTCATTTTTTATGATTGtgattttgattgaattttgcTTTCATTTCATGGGCTAATAACCATGGCAGTTAAAATCGCTTTTTAAATCGTAAAATCATAAGATTTTAAGATTTTAGGTGTCAAAAAATAGGTAAATCGTATTGAAATTGTGAGTGACCTAAAATCGTGCCAATTAGGTTTTTAAATCGTGTAAAATCGTACACGATTTTATATGATTTTGAAGCATGGCTACAGATATGGGTATAGTCATGGCTATGTTAGGCCCTGGAGCAAATACCCCAGTGGCCAAGGACTACCACCAGATTCATCACTGCCTTCCTATGTGACTCAAAGCTACAACACATACAAGCCATCATGTTATGTCACTGAATATGAGTATATTAGGTCACCACCTAGATATACTTACTACAGTAGGAGAGACCATTACAATGAGGATTATCACAGCAGCAGCAATGGGAATATCCGAATATCACATCAATGTTATACAATTTTATTTGAACTTGTTATATACTTATGGTATATTTACGTTGACTATATATGATGTTGAAACTTGTTCTATACTTGTGTCATTGAACATGTTATATGTGATTGTAGGACATTTTTGCATTATactattaataattatacttaattctgagaacacataaaatcttacgattttacgataCAATTTTACACCCCCTTTTCAATTTTAGGTAAAATCCCGATTTTGACTGCCTTGCTAATAACCCATTGTCCGATGAAAAAAATGGCAAGACCTTTACAGAATATTATACCTTTTACAAAAGCATCGCCAgtcattttttccccttttccttttaaaaacatttttcaaaCATTGAGTTTGAACATCTATGTTTCTCATTTAATTGAACCTGTTCTCTCTCAGGGCTTTGAAGGCTGCAACTATGATACTTAATCTTACAGGAGCAGATAACGGTGCTTCCCTTACTGTTTGACAGTGCTTTCTGCTCAGCACATTAGTATTCATTTCCTACAATATGATTATGAAGTCTCTGAGAAATGTAAACAAAATCCGTCAACATTTTACATCTTAGATTTAAGTGAATTCTACAGTTTATAAAAGCGAATTCTTCCTAGGTTGAAGGCGGTCTTGCCAATATTCATTGTTACATTCCTTAGTAAGCTTAAGGCAGCAGAGTTTTCTTGTTCTCGTGCTCTGTTGTAATGGGATTGCATTCATGTATATGGACAAGTAGTGCTTTATACACTGCTGATAGCTATTGACCTCTAACCATTGTCAAATTTAGAAGTTGGGAGTCTGCATTGCTACTGCTCATGTTAATGAACACAAGGCATGAATTTGAGAGTTGCTTCTACACAATAATATAgtggttttcttttttgattgaggaagtctttttgtttttagttcCATGTAAATTCTGAAGCAACAGATGAATCACAAAGCAACGGACATAAAACTGTCTGTAAGAGCACTCTAATTAGCGTCTCTGAAAGGTAAAATAGAGCATTGGAAATAAAGCTTTAGAAAAAAGTAGTCGTGCATTGGTGTCTGTTGCACGATTTGAAGTAAtgcatttgtttctttttaatgtaaaaattaatattttattatagtAGAAATTTAGAATAGAAATATTGATGCTGTTGttgaataaataataaaatatgctACACCCGAGTCATTAGTTGGAATAGTAAGGAGGTTGTGCATTACTCTGATGATCATGTTCGAATCATCCCCCCTTGTTTCAATTGAGAATGACCTAATATATATAAGATTGCTACTGTTTAACTTATGAAGCATATATCATAAGCTATTCATAACATTCGAGCCATGGAAATGTTCATCGTAAATCTTACTCTTGTAGCCCCATTGATTCTGggttaaaaaaattgattctgGGTTAAAGAAATTATAATGTTACAATTTACAGTAGTAGGCTTAAGTATTTATGTGCTTGGAATCTTTTTACGTGCAAGTCAATAAATTCCTTATATttgtagaagaagaagttgttaTTTTACCCTTGACCCTGCTTGGTtatggagaaaacaaattagCATTTTCTTAATATTCAGCTTTGCTTGATTGATCTCCCAGAGAAACAGCAGATTAGTTCCTCGGATTCAAAATCAATGGAAACAGCTCACATCTGATACAAGCCTACTTTCTTCTTCGTTAAGATTGATTGATATATGTTTACAtcgaatgaatatatatatatatatatatatatatgcctctACAGAAAGTGATGCTGAAACAGaccaaaattaaataattagctGTTGTTTGTATCCACGTGTTCTGTCCTGCAAAAGATAAACATGCTCCTTGACCTTCTGTCCTGGAGGATCTTCTGCAACAATATCTGATTGTCATTCAGGCAAGCAACCGGATATTGGAATCATCATCGTGGCGTCATACAtaagaaaattacaaaagagaagaaaatcaagaacagCCGAAACATGTGTGGTTCTGACTGTTAAGGAGGTGGATAAATCTTCTCTTCCTACGGTATAAGATGAGGTATCGGAGTCTCGACCAGACAAAATTGCTGATTTTATGAGTGGATCGTAGCCTTAGCCCGAACCAAAAGACCCGCTTCAACGATCTCTTGATCCTCTCCGTGAGGCTCCTCTTCCTACTGAACTGATAGCTTCTCAGGAAAAGCTGTCTCTTCTCCATCATCTCTTGATACAACTCGTTACTCCTCCTCCTACGTATTGGAGTTGAGCTCAGACCCATATTGCCCGTAAAGAGGAAAAGATTCTCCTCTTATGTTTTGccttattattttctttgtgaTGGACAATATATGTTTTCAGGTATGGCAGATAAAGGAAGAGGAAAGATCTCCCTTTTGACGTTTCAGAGACGGactaataaatatataaacatattatACTCTCTTTTGACGACTATACGTATTTCTTTCCCATTGGGTTTGCTTAATTTCGTTTTGACTTTGGGCGAGGGGGGCGCCGCCGCAGTTGGCAACGAAACAGAGAGTAATCAGAAAACAGGTTGTTTACATTGTTATACtgtaaaaacaataataattatataaaattaCCTATGTATGGTACTGAAAGAATGGAGCATGAgtgctttctttgtttttttactttttttttttttatttttttaatggcaCAAACCTTTCTTTGTTACTCACTCGGGGTAAGTTTGGACGGTCACGTGCattttgtgtttctttctttcttttatttggttAGGTTTTCCACTTTGTACTCCTTCCATCGATGACGCAAAAGGTTGGTTTGACTTCATATTGTCCACCGAAGAGATCCCACGTTACGCAATCCAAGTTCGTCACGGAAAGGGGAATATGCTACTGTTCAGGAACATCGAACCTATATGCTGAGTTTTTGTCCGTAATTGCACCAAATGCGCTACTACCAATAGTGCGCTACTACCAATAGtgcagttaaaaaaaaatgaataaatatcaTAGAAGCccttaaatttattaaaaatgatCAATTCAACACTCGTGCTTTTTTCGTGTCAAATAAGTTCTTGTACTATAtgcaatggatcttgttagtcCATCTGTCTATTTTCCGTCAAAAACCGTTGATGTGGATGGTAATATGTGACATGACTTTGTTTTgttcaaaaatagaaaatatgtgTATAATATGATATGGATTTAAAAAATAAGACatttaaattgaaaacaaaaaaccatgTCTATCACTTTTCTCTTTCCCTCCCTCTATCTCTTCTTCAATCTCCaccaaccaccaccaccaccaccatcaagCCTTCTCTGCAACCTCACCTCCTCCTTCGAAACCCCTCTCGTTGCTTCCTTgatcttttttgataagtttaaGGGTTTTATGAtacttattcaaaaaaaaaacatttgcaaAATGTCACTTCCAGTACATGAGCTATTGAGATTAGTGCATTatgtcaaactagtaataaaaaaataagactATATTATTTTAGTAATTAAAGATTcaaaaaaactagaaaaaaaacTCCAGTATATGATGTATTGCGCAGGGTCAGTAGCCTCACAGGAATATAAATAATGGGTAAGTTGTTTAAGAGTTGAATTGTTATGAATATTTTTCCTACAGTTCAGTTCACTAACGTCATTGCATTGCATTGCATTGCATTGCATAAACCTCTTTCTCTGCCGCCTGGGATTGTAAAAATCTTCATATTGATACTATACAAGTCCCAATTGTACGTCACACACGCACTATCAAATATATAATCTGTAATTACATTGTAAACTCTCTTTAATAACATAAACAGGCCGCCTTTGAAGCTACAACAACATCAAGAAACTAAACAAACGCGGGTTAAGTACACTTCTCATCATCGAAAGTTTgctcaattttcaatttagtcaCCAAAAATTTAAACGTTACAAATTAATAATCGGAAGTTTGAATTTGttctaaactagtaactcggaCAAATTTTGACCCTTTCTGGTAAACATACCAATGTGacattaaaaaatcaatttcaaattttttttttctgctggTGTGCCTGACAATTGTAAACATgaaaaatgtaaatttttttttcaaaaacttaGAGATGAAAACCTCCAAAATCAAGAATGTACTTTTGAAGAAGAGGAACTTTGGGAGAGAACAACCGGGAAGAAGGAGAGAACTTGGTGTCGAAAAAGATTGAAGCAAAAGagcaaaacaaaggaaaataagTAGCTAGAGATAGAACTGCGAATCTAACCAGCAATACCCACCCTTATGTATATTTCCTTATTGACAAGATTTATTCGGTCGGCAAAAGGGGTGTAGTACGATAACCACTTGAAACAAGTATGAAAGTGGGGATCGATCGAAACCTAGTAACTCTACATTTTCTTGAATCATTCATCTCATCTTATCAAATCATAAAACTTTTCAAAGTACATTCTTCCGAGTCGGAATAACTGTCGGAGACATACCATGATGACAAGGGTTGAAACGATTTGTCCTTGAAAACTTTTTTACACACCATTCCATATTATCTAAACAACCCTTTTAAGTCAAATCATGACCCAAGAGATACATATACTATCACTAAAATTTATGCATGAAAGTGATAAAAGGTTGTactcatgtaaaatttcatctTTCAAAATAGACATTGTTTCACGTGTCCTACTCGTGTCCCCTATGCAATCGCCTCGGTTCTAATGTCACTGTTGTTAGTGTTAATGAACTACCAGGACGCAACACCCTCGGTATGACCCTAGTTCGCATTGACTATGCACTGTACGGTGGCCTAAACCTACCTTACACTCACCCTCGCAACATAGAAATCCTTGTAGTCATGGAAGGAACACTTTATGTCGGATTTGTAACCTCCAACGTGCAGGGTAATCGCCTTTTCGCCAAAGTCCTAAACTCAAGAGACGTGTTTGTATTTCTGGTTGGTATGGTTAACTTCCAACTCAATATTGGAAAGACAAATATAGTGGATTTTGGAGGATTGACCAGCCAAAATTTTGGTGTCATTCCAATTACAAATGTAGTATTTGGTTTTGATCTACCAATTAATCCTGATGTTCTAACCAAGGCTTTCCAACTAGACAAGAACATAGTGGAGTATCTTCAGAAACTGTTCTAGACTAGTAACTATAATATATTGTGTtgagttttgataaaaaatcttgcgtaaaagacaaaaaaaatatggcAGGTGATTAAATGTCTAAATAGTTATGTGTGCTGTCTAGACTGCAGTAGGTAAAATGCGGACAGAAGTGTAACTGTCAGGACAGCTCGAGGAGCCGTCCAGAGAATTGACGGGTTGGAGTAGTTCTGAAATAGTTTTAATGCGACAAAAGAGTCTCTGTTGCGATGAAACTCGTTTTTCAAAATGGTCTCTAATTAGAAACCGAAAACATCTTGGGGAGGGACTCTTAGGTAGAATTGAACTAGGAGATTTTGTACaactataaatactagtggtttaATAGTGTTTTTGTTGAGAAAGAAGGGCTATGTGCGGTGAGCTTGGAGAGAGAGCAAAAGGGGATAACTTTATGGTAATATCTTGAGTTCCTCTTGGGTTTATTGGGTAGAGAGGTCACTGAGAATATGGTTgtacaaaattttcatatagtGAAGTTTCTCTTAGTTGTCTTTTGATAACACCCGTTATTTTTCTTCGATTTTGGAGTTTTTCACTTATATTATTGTGTTGAGATTGTTACACTtttctatttcaattttctctattGTCATATGATATTTCTGTCAAGGAGGATTGTGGGTCTAATTACCTAACAATTGATATCAGAGTTTGAGGATTTAGTTTATTGGGCGGTTAAAGGTCCTTGGAGTACACATGTCGGGGTAAAAGTTGACATCGAGAAGTTTGATGGGAGGATGAAATTTGGGTTGTGGCATGTACAAGTCAAGGATGTTTTGATTTAATCTCGATCACATAAGGCATTGAAGGGGAAACCAATTTCTAATTCAACGGATGATAAGGGATAGTTCAGTAAGAGTGATGAACCTTGAGAGAAACTTCATCTAAAGACGGCTAGTGCAATTCGATTATGTTTGGCCAAGAACTTTCTAGTGAACGTGCATGAAATATCCACAGTCAATGAGCTTTGGAAAAAGCTTGAAGAATTGTACCAGTCGAAGGGTATTTCAAGCAGGGGCGGAGCCACATGGGGACCAGAGGGGCCCAGGCCCCCCCTGAATTTTGGGAAAAGAAttaacaattatatatatattttgtacaaGACATGTCAAACTCTACTGGTTGGTCTAGTGGCAACAATTGTGGTCTTTTATATCATATGTTGAGTTCGAATTTTAACTCAAgcatatctctttttttttttttttcctttttaaatccACTCTTCTCCTTTTACcaacatttctctctttttttaaacctatcaacatttattttttttaaacctattaTTCTCTTTGacccatatttctttctttttttaaacctcccaacatttctttctttttttaaatgctaCCGTTTTATTGTAAGTGTCGTGGCTCATATCCGAGTGCGACTTCAAAGGGATTGAGGTCCGAGGACTGAGGAGCAGATGAGGTCAGGGTCATTGTAAGTACGTGGTATCTTTCACTGTAATTTTGCTATATAATCAATGAcaaattagttaatttttcagTAACTAACCCTAAAACTTTTCTCTCAAGAGCAAAGATTGACTGGTGAGAATAAGGTTTCGCTGGAGAGCTCAATGTTGGTAATGGAAaacataaagaagaagaagggctcCATGAAGAAAAAGTTGGAGTGCTAGAGGTGTGGTAAAATTGGGCACCTCAAAAGGGATTGTCGAAAAGGTGGAACTAATACGGCAAAGACCTCAGGTGAAGTTAACAGTGTATTTTTGAAAGAAGATGTTGGTGAAAGCTTGTACCTCCTCATGGCATGCCGTTAGTACCATGAAAGAGGATGTGTTAACGGATAGCGGATCCAAGGGTTTGTACACGGGCATTGGCTTGATGATTATGCATGGTATGTGGTGGAAAAGTGTGTCGAGGGGCTAAGGAACTCCTGGGAAAAGTCAAGCATGGGGTTGAACCATAAGTTTTTAGAAGGTTTTTTCGACATTTGTCGAAAGAAAAATCTTTGAATGGTGAATTCTTAGTAGGTATACTCTTTATGGTGGAGTATGATTGTCAATGAAAATAGTGGTATAGCGAATGTAGATgtcaaaaatggtatggccccacaTGATCATGTAACGAAAAAGTTAATTGGACTACTTAGGTCCATGGGTTTAATCATCTCGGTTAGGCCCAAGACCTAAGGCCCATCTTGCGGCCCATATACTATTAATACGTCATTACCGAAGTAGCATAACAGCTACCTACCATCAAGACCCCTACGTTCCTTGACATCTGTTTGCAAGGATTGTACAGTCTGTTTAATCTCTTATATTTACTGTAACTACCACCTAATAAAGTGATATCAAGTTTCAATACATTCATGTGTTGGCGACCGTGTGTAGAAGTCAATACTGTAATGGCGCTGGCTCTAACAAACTCCTCCTCGTGAGCTGATCTAGCTATAAAGCAGCTTCTGTCACATCTAGCCTACAGCCAATATTTACGGTATGACAGGCTCACATGCCTAggtatgttttccttttatatatgtatttgctCATTAAGTATCGcctacaattctatccatactttCGTCAACACCTGTTTTCATCATTCCATATTGTTACTGTATCTTCCTTCCTGACATCTGTCAGATCCTGACACAGCCGTAATATTGGACCTTTCATATATTTCCTTTTGTACAACTTGGTCCAATGAAACAAGTGGAATGTACACACAAATCTCGAGGTTGATCTTCATCCTTCTATTAATACCCCTCCCTTTTTCCATTGAAGGGAAAGAACGTTTTTTCTAC carries:
- the LOC119983546 gene encoding NADPH-dependent pterin aldehyde reductase translates to MVEAMSASFGVVNRAGAGAKTVLITGVSKGLGRALAVELAKRGHTVIGCSRSQDKLSSLQSELSSPDSHLFVNADMRLNNSVEELARVVVEKKGIPDIIVNNAGTINRNNKIWEVPPEEFDNVIDTNVKGIANVLRHFIPLMLPSKQGIIVNMSSGWGRSGAALVGPYCASKWAVEGLTRSVAKELPDGMAIVALNPGVINTEMLASCFGNSAALYQAPDAWALKAATMILNLTGADNGASLTV
- the LOC119984527 gene encoding uncharacterized protein LOC119984527 yields the protein MGLSSTPIRRRRSNELYQEMMEKRQLFLRSYQFSRKRSLTERIKRSLKRVFWFGLRLRSTHKISNFVWSRLRYLILYRRKRRFIHLLNSQNHTCFGCS
- the LOC119983408 gene encoding germin-like protein subfamily 1 member 19, producing MDLVSPSVYFPSKTVDVDVQFTNVIALHCIALHKPLSLPPGIVKIFILILYKSQFVNELPGRNTLGMTLVRIDYALYGGLNLPYTHPRNIEILVVMEGTLYVGFVTSNVQGNRLFAKVLNSRDVFVFLVGMVNFQLNIGKTNIVDFGGLTSQNFGVIPITNVVFGFDLPINPDVLTKAFQLDKNIVEYLQKLF